The proteins below come from a single Oscillospiraceae bacterium genomic window:
- a CDS encoding alpha-galactosidase — MDRYSNPKAEKTYRSMLEELTSFPFSFEYDGLKYDGFSKENFTEISRKTAVEDKKEKTDVVFGFRDGIQIMLETAFYPSHGAFEWTVWFENTGNKNTAVLSELKSTLRFEGKRPVLKGILGDLVNFYRPYSHDLGVIPVHFASNSGRPTHINFPYFNLEYGDEGVMLAIGWSGTWTADFNSDGVATEYTARSTNEIHTYLKPGEKIRTALFVMAPYSVRDENYATNFWRSWFIECNLPKENTAGDALKPFSTCCLSSDTGLPNSDGSISERFTTWRPSLEKMFAEQIKVDFRWVDAGWYTDSEGNTVEEDWWGTVGSWELDPVKWPGKTFRESTDFTKEHGMKTLLWFEPERVTNPEALEQTFGYKAAWAVSGVPGNKGIVSNIGIPACLKWTTERICKVLRENGIDMYREDNNSNPNAGWRFEDEHEGKSRRGITECKVVMAHYQLWDDIIACTLGHGGCGFVDSCASGGGRNDLESMRRGVPLLRSDADRTTTALRLSMTTAFEKWIPFCGANTKEKKRQLDPTGISDVYTWRASYLPILNVDSQFVQDPDQDFEMLRFGLNEWKKISPYLLKDFYVLTPWHSQEDKSGFTAFCYYDNDAKEGVLQLFRMEDCPENTLFVKLPFAEESSDYLLTDEDTHEQKKYTGKQLKSGVCFDFDQPGTARVFWVKKA; from the coding sequence ATGGACAGATACAGCAACCCGAAAGCGGAAAAAACATACCGCTCAATGCTCGAAGAGCTCACTTCGTTTCCGTTTTCATTTGAGTACGACGGCTTGAAGTATGACGGATTTTCGAAAGAAAATTTCACGGAAATCAGCAGGAAGACTGCGGTCGAGGATAAAAAAGAGAAAACCGATGTCGTTTTCGGATTCCGCGACGGGATACAAATCATGCTCGAAACCGCTTTTTATCCGTCGCACGGGGCTTTCGAATGGACGGTTTGGTTTGAGAATACCGGAAACAAAAACACCGCCGTTTTGTCGGAGTTGAAAAGCACGCTGCGCTTTGAGGGAAAACGCCCCGTACTGAAAGGGATTTTGGGCGACCTCGTGAATTTTTACCGGCCGTATTCGCATGATCTCGGAGTGATCCCGGTGCATTTTGCCTCGAACAGCGGCAGGCCGACGCACATCAATTTTCCGTATTTCAATTTGGAGTATGGCGATGAGGGTGTGATGCTCGCAATCGGGTGGTCTGGTACTTGGACTGCGGATTTTAATTCTGACGGGGTTGCGACCGAATATACGGCGCGCTCGACCAACGAGATTCATACATATCTTAAACCGGGTGAAAAAATCAGAACCGCGCTTTTCGTGATGGCGCCGTATTCGGTCAGAGATGAAAATTACGCGACCAACTTTTGGCGAAGCTGGTTTATTGAATGCAATTTGCCCAAAGAAAACACTGCGGGTGATGCGCTGAAACCGTTTTCGACCTGCTGTTTGTCGAGCGATACGGGACTTCCGAATTCCGACGGGAGCATTTCGGAACGATTCACCACCTGGCGGCCTTCATTGGAGAAGATGTTCGCCGAACAAATCAAAGTCGATTTTCGCTGGGTAGACGCGGGATGGTATACCGATTCCGAGGGGAATACCGTGGAAGAGGACTGGTGGGGAACGGTCGGCAGTTGGGAGCTTGACCCGGTGAAATGGCCGGGAAAGACCTTCCGGGAATCGACGGATTTTACAAAGGAACACGGGATGAAAACACTGTTATGGTTTGAGCCGGAGCGCGTAACCAATCCCGAGGCACTTGAACAAACCTTCGGATATAAAGCCGCATGGGCGGTAAGCGGTGTGCCGGGAAACAAAGGCATTGTCAGTAATATCGGTATACCGGCGTGTTTGAAGTGGACCACAGAGAGAATCTGCAAGGTCCTGCGCGAGAACGGGATTGACATGTACCGCGAAGACAATAACAGCAACCCGAATGCCGGATGGCGCTTTGAGGATGAGCATGAGGGTAAAAGCAGGCGCGGCATCACCGAATGTAAAGTTGTGATGGCGCATTATCAACTGTGGGACGATATCATCGCCTGTACGCTCGGACACGGCGGTTGCGGGTTTGTCGATTCGTGTGCGAGCGGCGGCGGCAGAAACGATTTGGAATCGATGCGCAGAGGAGTTCCGCTGTTACGCAGCGATGCCGACAGAACCACCACGGCACTGCGCCTCTCGATGACGACGGCGTTTGAAAAATGGATTCCGTTCTGCGGCGCAAACACCAAGGAGAAAAAGCGTCAGCTTGATCCGACGGGGATTTCGGATGTGTATACCTGGCGGGCGTCCTATCTTCCCATTCTGAATGTGGATTCCCAGTTTGTTCAGGATCCGGATCAGGATTTTGAAATGCTGCGTTTCGGACTTAATGAGTGGAAAAAGATCAGTCCGTATCTGCTCAAGGATTTCTATGTTTTGACGCCTTGGCACAGCCAGGAGGATAAAAGCGGGTTCACGGCGTTTTGTTATTATGACAATGACGCAAAGGAAGGGGTTTTGCAGCTTTTCCGGATGGAGGACTGTCCCGAAAACACCCTGTTTGTGAAACTGCCGTTTGCCGAGGAATCGTCCGACTACCTTCTGACAGATGAAGATACGCATGAACAAAAGAAGTATACCGGCAAACAATTGAAAAGCGGCGTATGTTTTGATTTTGATCAGCCCGGGACGGCGAGAGTTTTTTGGGTGAAAAAGGCGTAA
- a CDS encoding GNAT family N-acetyltransferase has product MNHIEMTRIVQRQLAVDLNCTVDDLNGEKDSFVFVEAGQNSGRRPIPHNDRQFDMLSMGNAIIVSAVPEILAFVKPQLIGASRDDAFSMPFVHGQSLYYLPDLSQISQLPPPDGFTYELIEKSDIPPLYQFDGFHNALQYDVNHPRPDVLAALAKHGNQIVGMAGASADCANLWQVGMDVLPEHRHHGLGAYLVNRLALEILNRGYVPYYGTAPSNLASQRVAHRAGYSPAWVSTYEGRFEGKDLKPDKLTSSERER; this is encoded by the coding sequence ATGAATCATATTGAAATGACCCGAATCGTGCAGCGCCAGCTGGCTGTTGACCTAAACTGCACCGTCGATGATCTGAACGGCGAAAAAGACAGTTTTGTCTTTGTCGAAGCCGGGCAAAACTCCGGCCGCCGTCCGATCCCGCACAACGACCGGCAGTTTGATATGCTCTCGATGGGCAACGCCATCATCGTCTCCGCCGTGCCTGAAATTTTAGCTTTTGTCAAACCGCAGCTCATCGGCGCATCCCGCGACGACGCCTTTTCCATGCCGTTTGTACATGGGCAGAGTTTATATTATCTGCCCGATTTGTCACAAATCAGCCAGCTGCCCCCGCCCGATGGTTTTACATACGAGCTCATCGAAAAAAGCGATATCCCGCCGCTCTATCAATTCGATGGCTTTCACAACGCGCTGCAGTATGATGTCAACCATCCCCGCCCCGACGTCTTAGCCGCACTCGCCAAACACGGCAATCAAATCGTCGGAATGGCCGGAGCCAGCGCCGACTGCGCAAATCTCTGGCAAGTCGGCATGGATGTGCTGCCCGAGCACCGTCATCACGGCCTCGGTGCCTATCTGGTAAATCGGCTCGCGCTTGAAATATTAAATCGCGGCTATGTCCCCTATTACGGCACCGCCCCCTCAAACCTTGCCTCTCAGCGCGTCGCTCACCGCGCGGGCTATTCCCCCGCCTGGGTCAGCACCTATGAGGGCCGCTTTGAAGGCAAAGATCTCAAACCTGATAAATTAACATCCTCAGAACGCGAAAGATAA